GATTTGGCGTAATCTTTGAGGTCTGCGGCAAGTTCCCCCACCTGGATGTGATTTACCAGTGTTCTGTGCTGGTTTGTAACAACGGCTATGGAAATAGTCATTATGGGGAAGTTTGTTTTTTCCCCCCGGCGTGTTTTCCCCTCTATGTGACCCTGTGCAATATCTTCGGCATCATAAAAATCAATGATCATTTCATCAAAATTGCTGATGACTGTTTCACATAGTTCACAATGGCGTTCAGGCGTGGTAATAACGACGAAATCATCTCCTCCTATATGCCCGACAAAATCTTCTGTATGTCCCATGGAAATGACACTCTGTTCCACCACATTGGCTGTTGCCTTTATCACCTCACTTCCTCTTGCGTAGCCATAGCGGTCATTGAATGCCTTGAAATGATCGAGATCGAGATAGCAGAATGAAAAAAACTCCTTCCTTGCTATCTTTTTTTCCAGCAGATTTTCTATTGCCGTGTTCCCGGGAAGGTAGGTAAGCGGACTTGCATCGAGATGCAGTTTTTTTAATCTTTTCAGCTCATAGGACATATTTCCGAAGGCGTCCGTCAACTCCCCGATTTCATCTTTGCTTTTAACAAGGAGTGTTGTTTCAAAGCTTCCCCCTGAAATCTGGCTAATGGCGGCCTTTAAGCGTGTAAAGGAGGAGGAGATGTAGTGGGTGATGAACATGGCGCCGCCAATGCCGAGGAGAACACTTAAGAGGCATAGGAAAAAGACGACACTAAAAGCCTCGATTCCCATTCTGGAAGTGGTTGATGTTTTTTCAT
The sequence above is drawn from the Deltaproteobacteria bacterium genome and encodes:
- a CDS encoding sensor domain-containing diguanylate cyclase translates to MPYLFLQTHYLSNSASQSAIIATMEFSTNKKADPGLTKIKRTFLDLSITKKMLLGYLPLSALTIFTAAYTLSVLYKLNYINDSVIRADISLINTSEKMLDHLLAREQYGKRYIILKTPELKPLFFERSEEFKKELSSFNELSAKLGFKQSPLSELDEEYNKLFQKWFTFSEENSPRKTEQVEEEIRKKQEEIIRIINDINNRARNDLDEKTSTTSRMGIEAFSVVFFLCLLSVLLGIGGAMFITHYISSSFTRLKAAISQISGGSFETTLLVKSKDEIGELTDAFGNMSYELKRLKKLHLDASPLTYLPGNTAIENLLEKKIARKEFFSFCYLDLDHFKAFNDRYGYARGSEVIKATANVVEQSVISMGHTEDFVGHIGGDDFVVITTPERHCELCETVISNFDEMIIDFYDAEDIAQGHIEGKTRRGEKTNFPIMTISIAVVTNQHRTLVNHIQVGELAADLKDYAKS